The following proteins come from a genomic window of bacterium:
- a CDS encoding C39 family peptidase, producing the protein MSKRKKILLALLIVFIITVIFYFTPLLRARAGFKVIGDAIDSWSFKLARVEKQIMYSAQTFSPARRVFDVSLKVPFHKQEHSLSCEVATLKMALSFYNVAVTESELIRDLKFETTESRNEFNIWADPDKGFVGNIDGKIPNGGYGVYEQPIIDLALQYRDAKKMENAQLVDVLKEVESGHPVIVWGSIGTGKDISWLTPEGKYIKAVHGEHTRVVIGFSGTPENPKYILLMDPIYGKVTMSKDRFLSNWGLLDNKAIVIY; encoded by the coding sequence ATGTCAAAAAGAAAAAAGATACTTTTAGCCCTGTTAATCGTTTTTATAATAACGGTTATTTTTTATTTTACCCCGCTCTTGCGTGCAAGGGCGGGGTTTAAAGTTATCGGTGATGCTATAGATTCTTGGTCATTTAAGTTGGCTAGAGTAGAAAAACAGATAATGTACTCGGCTCAAACATTTTCACCGGCCAGGCGGGTTTTTGATGTTTCTTTAAAAGTGCCATTCCATAAACAAGAACATTCTCTTTCCTGCGAAGTAGCTACGCTTAAAATGGCTTTAAGTTTTTATAATGTTGCGGTAACCGAAAGCGAGCTTATTCGCGATTTAAAATTTGAAACTACAGAGTCTAGAAATGAATTTAATATTTGGGCCGATCCCGACAAAGGTTTTGTGGGTAACATAGACGGTAAAATTCCTAATGGAGGCTATGGCGTTTATGAACAGCCAATAATAGATTTGGCTTTGCAATACCGTGATGCTAAAAAAATGGAAAACGCCCAACTGGTTGATGTTTTAAAAGAAGTTGAAAGTGGCCACCCCGTTATTGTGTGGGGTTCTATAGGCACAGGTAAAGATATTTCATGGCTAACTCCCGAGGGAAAGTATATCAAAGCCGTTCATGGCGAGCACACTCGTGTGGTTATTGGTTTTAGCGGCACGCCGGAAAATCCAAAATATATTTTACTTATGGATCCAATTTATGGAAAAGTTACGATGTCTAAAGATAGATTTTTAAGCAATTGGGGTTTGTTAGATAACAAAGCAATAGTTATATATTAG
- a CDS encoding 3'-5' exonuclease, which translates to MEFLKRPLAITDVETTGFDADIHEIIEIGLVLVDQQTLKIKDEWHIKVKPRRLRVAAEKALKVAGYNKLDWLNAVTLKEAIEIYSKKTKNAIFLAHNSFFDWSFISQAFKETGIEDNIDYHRLDLFSIAWGLSRNKKLKDLSKFNLSEMCKYFGIDPEPLPHRALNDAKKAWEVLNKLKNL; encoded by the coding sequence ATGGAGTTTTTGAAACGACCTTTAGCCATAACCGATGTAGAAACTACGGGTTTTGACGCCGACATCCACGAAATTATTGAAATCGGTTTAGTTTTAGTAGATCAACAAACTTTAAAAATAAAAGACGAATGGCATATAAAAGTTAAGCCCCGCCGTTTAAGAGTAGCGGCTGAAAAAGCTTTAAAAGTAGCGGGTTATAACAAATTAGATTGGCTAAATGCCGTAACATTAAAAGAAGCAATAGAAATTTATTCTAAAAAAACCAAAAACGCTATTTTCTTGGCGCATAATTCTTTTTTTGATTGGTCGTTTATCTCGCAGGCGTTTAAAGAAACTGGTATAGAAGATAACATCGATTATCACCGTTTGGATTTATTTAGCATAGCTTGGGGACTGTCCCGAAACAAAAAATTAAAAGACCTATCTAAATTTAATCTTTCAGAAATGTGCAAATATTTTGGTATTGACCCCGAACCTTTGCCTCACCGCGCCCTCAACGACGCCAAAAAAGCGTGGGAAGTTTTAAATAAGTTAAAGAATTTATAA
- the cas2 gene encoding CRISPR-associated endonuclease Cas2 produces the protein MARGLGDIQKKALLLLSAGLGLSFSRSGKDHLRVIRGTVKEWKKINQHSLRKAIKGLYVSKLVGWREKPDGVVELVITDRGKKKILAYDPDYLKISIPKKWDKKWRIVIFDIPEKQRGARDSLRSYLKKLDFYELQKSVFVQPYPCDDIFDFLVEFHNIRKYVRFILADDLDNSLHLKNIFNLS, from the coding sequence ATGGCTAGAGGGCTAGGAGATATTCAAAAAAAGGCTTTGTTACTGCTTTCAGCAGGGCTAGGTTTAAGTTTTTCGCGTTCAGGTAAAGATCATCTCAGAGTTATTAGAGGTACAGTAAAAGAATGGAAAAAAATAAACCAACATTCTTTACGCAAGGCAATTAAAGGTTTGTATGTTTCTAAATTAGTTGGTTGGCGAGAAAAACCCGATGGGGTTGTGGAGCTTGTTATAACAGACAGAGGAAAAAAGAAAATATTAGCCTATGATCCAGATTATCTTAAAATTTCTATACCGAAAAAATGGGATAAAAAATGGAGGATTGTTATATTTGATATCCCCGAGAAACAGCGTGGCGCTAGAGATTCTTTACGTTCTTATCTTAAAAAACTAGATTTTTATGAATTGCAGAAAAGCGTGTTTGTACAGCCGTATCCCTGCGATGACATTTTTGATTTTTTAGTGGAATTTCATAATATTAGAAAATATGTTCGCTTTATATTAGCTGATGATTTAGATAATTCTTTGCACTTAAAAAATATATTCAATTTGTCTTAA
- a CDS encoding glycosyltransferase family 2 protein: MKLSILIPAYNEEKTIVQVINKVNAQTYLGWDKEIIVIDDGSTDNSKNIIENCKLKIVNLRLISYSRNMGKGSAIKTGVEAMSGNAVIVQDADLEYDPADIQLLLDELDRGADVVYGSRNLKPERRGYSHYVIGSKIMDFLVNLFFGTKLTDVYTCYKLFPVEVIKKINITSTGFELEMELTVKTLKMGYKIKEVPIHYYPRKFNEGKKIRARDGLKGIWTLLKYRF, from the coding sequence ATGAAATTATCTATTTTAATTCCAGCTTATAACGAAGAGAAAACCATCGTGCAAGTTATAAATAAGGTCAACGCACAAACCTATCTTGGCTGGGATAAGGAGATTATTGTAATAGACGATGGCTCAACCGACAACTCAAAAAACATCATTGAAAATTGTAAATTGAAAATTGTAAATTTGCGACTGATTTCCTATAGCCGCAATATGGGCAAGGGTTCGGCTATAAAAACAGGTGTTGAGGCTATGTCGGGCAATGCCGTGATCGTCCAAGATGCCGATTTAGAATACGATCCGGCCGATATCCAGTTGCTGTTAGACGAACTGGATCGGGGCGCAGATGTTGTATATGGTTCGCGCAATTTAAAACCCGAACGTCGAGGTTATTCACATTATGTGATAGGCTCCAAAATTATGGACTTTTTGGTTAATTTATTTTTTGGCACCAAACTGACCGATGTTTATACCTGCTATAAACTTTTTCCAGTAGAAGTGATAAAAAAAATAAATATAACTAGTACGGGCTTTGAACTAGAAATGGAGTTAACCGTTAAAACCTTAAAAATGGGTTATAAAATTAAAGAAGTGCCCATTCACTACTACCCGCGTAAATTTAACGAGGGCAAAAAAATCCGCGCCCGCGACGGACTCAAAGGTATTTGGACTTTGTTGAAATATAGATTTTAA
- a CDS encoding DUF5678 domain-containing protein: protein MTKNATRTINLSKILKPFVNKWVAISPDYKKIISSGNTLQELVAKVGGNKKDLIFHKVMPLVYAPLSPR, encoded by the coding sequence ATGACTAAAAATGCAACAAGAACTATTAATTTATCTAAAATACTAAAGCCATTTGTAAATAAATGGGTAGCTATATCTCCGGATTATAAGAAAATAATTTCAAGCGGCAATACTCTGCAAGAACTGGTCGCCAAAGTTGGGGGCAACAAAAAAGATCTGATATTTCACAAGGTTATGCCGTTAGTCTATGCACCGCTAAGTCCCAGATGA
- a CDS encoding TIGR00730 family Rossman fold protein, producing the protein MPPQEPKFNLPASKLPVHKHGDKKDFRESFHWRVFRIMAELVEGFQFLYDYKKTVTFFGSARFEETDHWYKEAQKLGGLLAKEGFTVITGGGPGIMEAGNRGAYEAKGESVGLNIQLPSEQRTNPYVKHSANFHYFFTRKVMLSYSSWAYVFFPGGFGTLDEFFELVTLVQTRKVSADIPIVIVGREYWTELLAWIDKTVFKKHLAIDKEDMNLYKMVDTAEEAFEIVKNCKQRVEF; encoded by the coding sequence ATGCCCCCTCAAGAACCTAAATTTAATTTGCCAGCTTCCAAACTGCCCGTACACAAACACGGCGATAAAAAAGATTTCCGCGAAAGTTTTCATTGGCGAGTTTTTAGAATAATGGCGGAACTGGTGGAAGGTTTTCAATTTCTGTACGATTACAAAAAAACAGTCACCTTTTTTGGCTCAGCCCGTTTTGAGGAAACCGACCACTGGTATAAAGAAGCCCAAAAACTTGGCGGTCTGCTGGCTAAAGAAGGTTTTACCGTAATAACCGGTGGCGGGCCTGGTATTATGGAAGCTGGCAACCGTGGCGCTTACGAAGCCAAGGGCGAATCTGTGGGTTTAAATATTCAGTTGCCAAGCGAACAACGCACTAACCCCTATGTAAAGCACAGCGCAAATTTTCATTATTTCTTTACCAGAAAAGTAATGCTGTCTTATTCTTCGTGGGCTTATGTTTTCTTTCCGGGCGGCTTTGGCACGCTAGACGAATTTTTTGAACTGGTCACTTTGGTCCAAACCAGAAAAGTCAGCGCCGACATTCCCATTGTTATTGTAGGCCGAGAATACTGGACCGAACTTTTAGCCTGGATAGATAAAACCGTATTTAAAAAACACCTAGCTATAGATAAAGAGGATATGAATCTATACAAAATGGTAGACACCGCCGAAGAAGCTTTTGAGATAGTTAAAAATTGCAAACAGAGAGTGGAGTTTTGA
- a CDS encoding 50S ribosomal protein L19, with protein sequence MNKLQEFIKSEYDSLKENAALKAGFKVGDTIKVHQLIKEITTTKKNISKTAKKALERSGGGDKGPVERIQVFEGVVIARKHGNEPGGSFTVRKLSGGIAVEKIYPIYSPTLKKIEIVSRTKVRKAKLYHLREKYHRAPKRVMFDTTPKSEKE encoded by the coding sequence ATGAATAAACTCCAAGAATTTATTAAATCGGAATACGATAGTCTAAAGGAAAATGCGGCCTTAAAGGCTGGTTTTAAAGTTGGCGATACTATTAAAGTCCACCAGCTTATTAAGGAAATAACCACCACCAAAAAGAATATTTCCAAAACAGCTAAAAAGGCCTTGGAAAGATCTGGCGGCGGAGACAAGGGCCCAGTAGAGAGAATACAGGTTTTTGAAGGTGTGGTTATTGCCAGAAAACACGGCAACGAACCGGGTGGATCTTTTACTGTAAGAAAACTATCCGGCGGAATTGCGGTAGAAAAAATATATCCTATATACTCGCCTACTCTAAAAAAAATAGAAATAGTATCTAGAACAAAGGTAAGAAAAGCTAAGCTCTATCACTTAAGGGAAAAATATCATAGAGCCCCTAAGAGGGTGATGTTTGATACAACTCCTAAATCTGAAAAAGAATAA
- a CDS encoding RluA family pseudouridine synthase — MTILAFFGTILIMELKVTKEHAGQRLDAFLHSKYPDFSRSWIQKLIKKGNAKVNNKKALSAKKLKPTDKIEFELELPPEISLEPDKSLGEKIKIIFANDDFIIINKPSGISSHPSHTEHAGTLVNWLLAIHPDIKSVGDFLENGNIRPGIVHRLDKDTSGIMVVAKNQQTFLWLKKQFQTHQVTKRYLVLVNGSPKTEEGKIELNIVRSKHDPTKNVSSSKNIGRSALTYWRIVKRYSDHTLLEATPKTGRMHQIRVHLKAIGLPVSGDKKYGEKKKDPKHLGRMFLHAEYLSFKLKNGEKFSFNTPLPQELEECLRNIPFVVR, encoded by the coding sequence GTGACAATTCTCGCCTTTTTTGGGACAATCTTAATAATGGAATTAAAAGTAACCAAAGAACATGCCGGCCAAAGACTAGACGCTTTTTTGCATTCAAAATACCCCGATTTCTCGCGAAGCTGGATACAAAAACTGATTAAAAAAGGCAATGCTAAAGTGAATAATAAAAAAGCCTTATCGGCGAAAAAATTAAAGCCGACCGATAAAATTGAGTTTGAGTTAGAACTACCGCCAGAAATATCTTTGGAACCAGACAAATCCCTAGGCGAAAAAATAAAAATCATTTTTGCCAACGATGATTTTATTATTATAAACAAACCATCGGGCATATCTTCTCATCCATCCCACACCGAACACGCTGGCACTTTAGTTAACTGGTTACTGGCTATACATCCCGATATAAAATCGGTGGGTGATTTTTTAGAAAACGGGAATATTAGACCAGGTATTGTTCATCGCCTAGACAAAGACACTTCGGGCATAATGGTTGTAGCTAAAAATCAACAAACTTTCTTGTGGCTTAAAAAACAATTTCAAACGCATCAGGTTACAAAAAGATATTTGGTTTTAGTTAACGGCTCACCCAAAACAGAAGAAGGCAAAATAGAACTAAACATAGTCCGTTCAAAACATGACCCCACTAAAAATGTTTCTAGTTCAAAAAATATAGGCAGATCGGCTTTAACATACTGGCGCATAGTTAAACGATACTCAGACCACACTCTACTTGAAGCCACACCAAAAACAGGCCGAATGCATCAAATAAGGGTGCACCTAAAAGCCATAGGCTTGCCAGTTTCTGGAGACAAAAAATATGGAGAAAAGAAAAAAGACCCAAAACACCTAGGACGAATGTTTCTGCATGCTGAATACTTAAGCTTTAAGCTAAAAAATGGCGAAAAGTTCTCGTTTAATACGCCTTTGCCTCAAGAATTAGAAGAATGCTTGCGCAATATTCCTTTTGTGGTAAGATAA
- a CDS encoding MFS transporter — protein MRILTKTGVIFSIVFVDFLGLSFILPLYPELASRFGLSATLITLLSASYALMQFIFSPILGRLSDRIGRKPVLVVTSLGTAVSFLLFGWANSVWLIFASRILNGIFGSSVAVAQAYIADVTGRHERTEGMGTIGAALGLGLIFGPAMSGFLGHFGFGAPAYGAAILTFLNSIFVIFFLKESLAKNLRVKKKILNLEIHIKNIAEVLKHPLMGRIMLTYFLAMFALASVQNIATLFAEERFHLTIAEIGIVFALIGLVLLLAQGFLVGRLVKYTGESVIVVLGIFLSMLGYFMTPTIEYIWLVLIAAGFMALGVGLCIPALNSLISKNASGKEQGEIFGAAQSLIGFALIFAPIFGGGLYDLFGSGSPFFAAGFITLIALYFALVVFGKLKKV, from the coding sequence ATGAGGATCTTAACCAAAACAGGGGTGATATTCAGCATCGTTTTTGTTGATTTTTTGGGCTTAAGCTTTATATTACCGCTTTATCCGGAATTGGCTAGCCGGTTTGGGTTATCGGCCACTTTAATCACTCTGCTTTCAGCTTCGTATGCCCTGATGCAGTTTATTTTCTCGCCGATCTTGGGCAGACTTTCGGATAGAATTGGCAGAAAACCCGTATTAGTTGTAACTTCGCTGGGTACGGCGGTCTCTTTTTTGCTTTTTGGTTGGGCTAACTCCGTTTGGCTTATTTTTGCTTCTAGAATTTTAAATGGAATTTTTGGCTCCAGCGTGGCGGTGGCTCAAGCCTATATTGCCGATGTTACGGGCAGGCACGAAAGAACAGAGGGTATGGGCACAATTGGCGCGGCTTTGGGGCTGGGTTTAATATTCGGCCCCGCTATGTCGGGTTTCTTGGGACATTTTGGTTTTGGCGCGCCGGCTTATGGCGCGGCAATATTAACATTTTTAAATTCAATTTTTGTTATATTTTTTTTAAAAGAATCTCTCGCCAAAAATTTAAGAGTAAAAAAGAAAATTTTAAATTTAGAAATTCATATTAAAAATATTGCCGAGGTTTTAAAACACCCCTTAATGGGCAGAATAATGCTCACATATTTTTTAGCTATGTTTGCTTTAGCTTCGGTGCAAAATATAGCCACTCTTTTTGCCGAAGAGAGATTTCACTTAACTATAGCTGAAATAGGCATAGTCTTTGCTTTGATTGGGTTGGTTTTGCTTTTAGCTCAAGGATTTTTGGTTGGACGGCTGGTTAAATATACAGGAGAGTCCGTGATTGTTGTTTTGGGAATATTTTTAAGCATGCTCGGTTATTTTATGACTCCTACAATTGAATATATTTGGCTTGTTCTTATTGCTGCTGGATTTATGGCTTTGGGTGTGGGTTTATGTATTCCCGCTTTAAATTCGTTAATTTCTAAAAATGCTTCAGGCAAAGAACAAGGCGAAATTTTTGGCGCGGCTCAATCTTTAATCGGCTTCGCCTTAATTTTTGCGCCAATATTTGGCGGTGGGCTTTATGATCTTTTTGGTAGCGGTTCGCCGTTTTTTGCCGCTGGTTTTATAACTTTAATTGCGCTTTATTTTGCTTTGGTTGTTTTTGGCAAACTTAAAAAAGTTTAA
- a CDS encoding RNA methyltransferase, with product MKVKSQEVYLILHNIRSAYNVGAIFRTADAVGVSKIYIGGYTPTPKNPKVTKTSLGAEKSVAWEKYFNTWKLVEELKSKQIKVVALEQSKNSRDYRQFKPKFPLAVVVGNEVKGISPNILKRCDSVWHIPMRGKKESLNVSVATGIFVYHLA from the coding sequence ATGAAAGTAAAATCTCAAGAGGTTTATTTGATTTTGCACAATATACGTAGCGCCTACAATGTAGGTGCGATTTTTAGAACGGCCGATGCGGTTGGAGTTTCCAAAATTTACATTGGCGGTTATACGCCCACACCCAAAAATCCAAAAGTTACTAAAACTTCGCTCGGGGCGGAAAAATCAGTGGCTTGGGAAAAATATTTTAATACTTGGAAGCTGGTGGAGGAATTAAAATCAAAACAAATCAAAGTTGTGGCTTTAGAGCAATCAAAAAATAGTCGCGATTATCGCCAATTTAAACCTAAGTTTCCGTTAGCGGTTGTGGTGGGTAACGAAGTTAAAGGTATTTCGCCGAATATTCTTAAACGTTGCGATTCTGTTTGGCACATTCCTATGCGCGGCAAAAAAGAATCGTTAAATGTATCCGTGGCTACCGGTATATTTGTTTACCATTTAGCATGA
- a CDS encoding cysteine desulfurase family protein produces the protein MNHRVYLDYAAATPLDVRVKQSMDEYLKKGGAHSTCSGQANPSGLYEEGRESQRALSEARKTVAGFVVAKPHEIIFTSSTTESNNIAILGVAMANKSKGMHLITTEVEHVSVLNPFKRLEEYGFEVTYLPVDEFGRVSADQVKEAIRPDTILVSVIFASNEIGTINPIREIGQTIKLMKSSYAKASEDKKNGLPYFFTDAAQAVPHIKINTDNLGIDLMSFSSSKIYGPKGAAALYIKSGTKLAPIMLGGSQENNLRPGTQDVAGIVGFAEAIKITQTEGEKEDGRLVKWRDRIIKEVKDALPEVLLNGSLQERLANNISFSIAGVKGEELVMAMDEAGFALSTRSACDTKNSTPPHVIKAIGRTDSEAWGTVRITLGRFTTENDVNLFVEAFIKEVKKLKSRR, from the coding sequence ATGAATCATAGGGTCTATTTAGATTATGCCGCGGCGACGCCATTGGATGTGCGGGTCAAACAATCAATGGATGAGTATCTTAAAAAAGGTGGAGCCCATTCGACATGCTCAGGGCAAGCTAATCCTTCGGGTTTGTATGAAGAAGGCCGAGAATCGCAAAGAGCTTTGAGTGAAGCCAGAAAAACTGTGGCGGGTTTTGTGGTCGCCAAACCGCACGAGATTATTTTTACATCTAGCACCACGGAATCTAACAATATTGCAATTTTGGGTGTGGCTATGGCGAATAAATCCAAGGGTATGCACCTAATTACTACAGAGGTGGAGCATGTTTCGGTTTTAAATCCATTTAAGCGTTTAGAAGAATATGGTTTTGAAGTAACGTATTTGCCGGTAGATGAATTTGGCAGAGTTTCGGCCGATCAAGTCAAAGAAGCTATTAGGCCAGATACTATTTTAGTTTCTGTTATTTTTGCTTCTAATGAGATTGGGACGATAAATCCTATCCGTGAAATTGGTCAAACGATTAAATTAATGAAGTCCTCCTACGCTAAAGCTTCGGAGGATAAAAAAAATGGGCTACCGTATTTTTTTACAGATGCGGCGCAGGCCGTGCCACACATCAAAATCAATACCGATAATTTGGGTATAGATTTAATGTCTTTTAGTTCTAGTAAAATTTATGGTCCGAAAGGTGCTGCGGCTTTATATATAAAATCTGGCACAAAATTAGCACCTATAATGTTGGGTGGTTCGCAAGAAAACAATCTGCGCCCAGGTACGCAAGATGTGGCTGGTATTGTAGGGTTTGCCGAAGCAATTAAAATAACTCAAACAGAAGGGGAAAAGGAAGATGGTCGGTTGGTGAAATGGCGTGATAGAATTATAAAAGAAGTTAAAGATGCTTTGCCCGAGGTTTTGTTAAATGGTTCTCTCCAAGAAAGACTAGCTAATAATATAAGTTTTTCTATTGCAGGTGTTAAAGGAGAAGAACTTGTTATGGCTATGGATGAGGCGGGTTTTGCCTTATCCACCCGCTCGGCTTGCGACACCAAAAATTCTACGCCGCCTCATGTTATTAAAGCTATCGGCCGTACAGATAGCGAAGCCTGGGGTACGGTGCGGATTACGCTCGGACGTTTTACAACAGAAAATGATGTAAACTTGTTTGTAGAGGCTTTTATAAAAGAAGTTAAGAAACTAAAGTCTAGAAGATAG
- a CDS encoding superoxide dismutase: MHKPTEFNLGELNGISAKTNEIHEKKLYAGYVNKRNEVEEKLSKITSEELTAGNQTYSYLRGLKEGETFAANGMILHQMFFSILGGNGDVSNTKILNAIEKEWGSFDNFKAMFTASAMAARGWAILCWDFSDMKLHIYTADAQNQGGVWNCAVLLNVDVYEHAYFIDHGFDRKAYLESFFKNINWSKVDQLYGQVANINQ; the protein is encoded by the coding sequence ATGCATAAACCAACCGAATTTAATTTAGGAGAACTAAATGGCATTTCGGCTAAAACCAATGAGATCCACGAGAAAAAACTGTACGCGGGTTATGTTAATAAAAGAAATGAGGTTGAAGAAAAGTTATCAAAAATAACTTCGGAAGAATTAACTGCGGGTAATCAGACTTATTCTTATTTACGCGGTTTAAAAGAAGGCGAAACATTTGCGGCCAACGGCATGATTTTGCACCAAATGTTTTTTAGTATTTTGGGTGGCAACGGTGATGTCTCAAACACAAAAATTTTAAATGCTATAGAAAAAGAATGGGGCAGTTTTGATAATTTTAAGGCGATGTTTACGGCTTCGGCCATGGCAGCGCGGGGCTGGGCTATTTTATGTTGGGATTTTTCCGATATGAAGCTTCACATCTATACAGCTGATGCCCAAAATCAAGGCGGGGTGTGGAATTGCGCCGTTCTGCTCAACGTAGATGTTTACGAACATGCTTATTTTATAGATCACGGTTTCGACCGCAAAGCTTACTTAGAATCTTTCTTTAAAAATATAAATTGGAGTAAGGTCGATCAGTTGTATGGTCAAGTAGCCAATATAAACCAATGA
- a CDS encoding peroxiredoxin, with translation MNIEVGKKLPNFIGKTHLGQDINLAKFFGENNIVLYFYPKDDTPGCTVEGIEFSQLNKEFKKQNTLVFGMSRDSLDSHTRFCNKNNIHLPLLSDVNGEYGRKLGLLKESGSYIRTTALIGRDGKIKHIWENVKANDHAAEVLSKVKELEHNAQKKISLGKDLGSTRRSYTKPAQKSASKSRFK, from the coding sequence ATGAACATAGAAGTTGGAAAGAAATTACCAAATTTTATTGGCAAAACCCATCTTGGGCAAGATATTAACTTGGCTAAATTTTTTGGGGAAAATAACATTGTTTTATATTTTTATCCCAAAGACGATACGCCGGGTTGTACAGTGGAAGGCATAGAGTTTTCGCAACTTAATAAAGAATTTAAAAAACAAAATACTTTGGTTTTTGGTATGAGCCGCGATAGTTTGGATTCGCATACTAGGTTTTGTAATAAAAACAATATTCACTTGCCATTACTTTCCGATGTTAACGGGGAATATGGCAGAAAGTTGGGGCTATTAAAAGAAAGCGGCAGTTATATCAGAACAACTGCGTTAATAGGCCGCGATGGCAAAATAAAACATATTTGGGAGAATGTTAAAGCGAATGACCATGCTGCCGAAGTTTTAAGCAAGGTAAAGGAACTAGAACACAATGCTCAAAAGAAAATATCTTTAGGTAAAGATCTAGGTTCAACTCGCCGAAGTTATACTAAACCCGCCCAGAAATCTGCTTCGAAATCTAGATTTAAATAA
- a CDS encoding DUF5678 domain-containing protein, translated as MTTKMLSKIQTNLSRYAGQWVAFVNGEVVANGETLKELMKKVKDKSPELKVSVFRVPRKDEGPYVLIIL; from the coding sequence ATGACCACAAAAATGTTGTCAAAAATACAAACCAACCTAAGCCGTTATGCTGGCCAGTGGGTTGCTTTTGTAAATGGTGAAGTTGTGGCTAATGGCGAGACGTTGAAGGAACTCATGAAGAAAGTTAAAGACAAAAGTCCGGAGTTAAAGGTTTCCGTTTTTCGTGTTCCCAGAAAAGACGAAGGTCCTTATGTTCTAATTATTTTATGA
- a CDS encoding retropepsin-like aspartic protease, giving the protein MRHEFPYIEKDGRYFPVVEITLNHQEKEITVKALVDSGASFSVFSPEIAEYLGIKLAKGKKVYLTGIGGRILGYIHSVALTLGNKTFPCKIVFSPEFKVSFNLLGRDNFFTPFVISFIEKRKKVVVADVI; this is encoded by the coding sequence ATGAGGCATGAGTTTCCCTACATAGAAAAAGATGGCCGGTATTTTCCGGTGGTGGAAATTACTTTGAATCATCAAGAAAAAGAAATAACTGTTAAGGCTCTGGTTGATTCCGGAGCTTCTTTTTCTGTTTTTAGTCCGGAAATTGCCGAGTATCTTGGCATTAAATTGGCTAAAGGGAAAAAAGTGTACCTAACCGGCATAGGTGGAAGAATATTAGGTTATATTCATAGCGTTGCGCTCACTTTAGGCAATAAAACTTTTCCCTGCAAAATTGTTTTTTCACCAGAGTTTAAGGTATCCTTTAATCTTTTAGGCCGAGATAACTTCTTTACGCCGTTCGTCATTAGTTTTATAGAAAAAAGAAAGAAGGTTGTTGTAGCCGATGTGATTTGA